A genomic region of Thunnus albacares chromosome 2, fThuAlb1.1, whole genome shotgun sequence contains the following coding sequences:
- the ncaph gene encoding condensin complex subunit 2, translated as MSAASTPVSRVRQGWTSSSLKNKGLSPAACSTPLLAAFPGNDDEQERRQRRRSRVIDLQAATDSSFNDSASHSAVGTPAAVPKLSNAQISEHYSTCIKLSTENKITTKNAFGLHLIDYMADILKQKDSELTNFKVAAGTLDASTKIYAVRVDAVHADAYRVLGGLGAETKPGEDHGPNAEERDDEGGEVTAKQPKKKRPPKRTVEQNLSNINSAESERKCEVDPMFQRMASSFDESSTAGVFLSVLFSENSRCELLFPSCMTLLQSTPSYSPPPPQGVPASPFMAGLQRSQEKSSICPSLEDFSFTSWNPEQTMNQLLEKMKHGEHVFDVNAEPEPEPEEDDCPDFDADYEEGLGDCDEGNKEHKDGCEASGSGKGRDVIPIGGGDITTMCLQLSSQPREYSYFSPRTMATWAGPGYWQFKPKHKLDHLPDKETRKRKPKKTFEIDFNDDVNFDTYFRTTRAATTNTKSALSASNKKTTLPADFQFPPETLSQLSLKPSSSLCQEGQKRLSGELGEGIGDYDYNNANDTANFCPGLEGGDSDDDVEGFAGSDDTQPSGDSIAPPSQDSEGISTYGEEDLVPEPHRVNKIEINYAKTAKKMDMKRLKTSMWTLLTESPEKPPKEVETVETPEVSGEKVFSQTTKTLLQRLPNTMAQNLSVPLAFVALLHLANEKNLELVRVDDMSDIIIKQGH; from the exons ATGAGTGCAGCCTCCACACCGGTCTCCCGGGTGCGTCAAGGATGGACGTCGTCTTCCTTGAAGAACAAGGGTCTGTCCCCCGCAGCCTGCAGCACCCCGCTGCTAGCAGCCTTCCCTGGCAACGATGACGAGCAGGAGCGGCGTCAGCGCCGGCGGTCAAGAGTCATTGACCTTCAAGCTGCCACGGACTCCTCTTTCAATGACTCTGCATCTCATAG CGCTGTGGGGACTCCCGCTGCTGTGCCCAAGTTGTCAAATGCACAGATCTCAGAGCATTACTCCACCTGCATCAAGCTCTCCACTGAGAAT AAAATTACCACAAAAAACGCCTTTGGTCTGCATCTGATTGATTACATGGCTGATATTCTCAAACAGAAGGATTCTGAGCTCACAAACTTCAAG GTAGCGGCTGGCACTTTGGATGCCAGTACAAAGATCTATGCTGTGAGGGTGGATGCTGTCCATGCTGATGCCTACAGGGTGCTGGGTGGTCTGGGAGCTGAGACCAAGCCTGGAGAGG aCCATGGTCCGAACGCAGAGGAGCGAGATGATGAAGGAGGTGAGGTGACTGCCAAACAGCCAAAGAAGAAGAGGCCTCCGAAGAGGACGGTGGAGCAGAACCTGAGTAACATCAACAGCGCCGAGTCTGAGAGGAAGTGTGAG GTGGACCCGATGTTCCAGCGGATGGCCTCGTCCTTTGATGAGAGCAGCACAGCCGGCGTTTTCCTGTCGGTTCTGTTCAGTGAGAACAGTCGCTGCGAGCTGCTGTTTCCCTCCTGCATGACCCTCCTGCAGTCCACACCCTCCtactctcctccacctccacaggGAGTCCCTGCGTCCCCGTTCATGG CCGGACTGCAGCGTTCCCAGGAGAAAAGCTCCATCTGTCCCTCACTGGAGGACTTCTCCTTCACTAGCTGGAACCCTGAGCAG ACCATGAATCAACTGTTGGAGAAGATGAAGCATGGCGAACACGTGTTTGACGTTAATGCTGAGCCGGAGCCTGAACCCGAGGAAGACGACTGCCCTGACTTTGACGCCGACTACGAGGAGGGACTAGGTGACTGTGACGAGGGAAACAAGGAGCACAAGGACGGTTGTGAGGCCTCTGGCTCTGGAAAAGGAAG GGACGTCATTCCCATCGGAGGGGGAGATATCACCACTATGTGTCTGCAGCTGTCCTCTCAGCCCAGAGAATATTCCTACTTCAGCCCCCGGACGATGGCCACATGGGCCGGACCTGGATACTGGCAGTTCAAGCCAAAGCACAAGT TGGATCATTTGCCTGACAAGGAGACACGTAAGAGGAAGCCCAAGAAGACCTTTGAAATAGACTTCAATGACGACGTCAACTTTGACACCTACTTCCGCACCACAAGA GCTGCCACCACCAACACCAAGTCTGCCCTCAGTGCCAGCAACAAGAAAACAACTTTACCAGCAGATTTCCAGTTTCCTCCAGAGACGCTGTCACAGCTCAGCCTTAAACCCTCCAGCTCG TTATGTCAAGAAGGGCAGAAGCGTCTGTCCGGAGAGCTCGGGGAAGGCATCGGAGACTACGACTACAACAACGCCAACGACACGGCCAACTTCTGTCCAGGTCTTGAG ggaggtgacagtgatgatgatgttgaagGGTTTGCCGGTTCAGACGACACACAGCCTTCAGGTGACAGTATAGCTCCGCCCTCACAAGACTCAGAGGGCATCTCCACCTATGGGGAGGAAGATCTGGTACCTGAACCACACAGG GTCAACAAGATTGAGATCAACTATGCCAAGACAGCCAAGAAAATGGACATGAAGAGACTGAAGACCAGCATGTGGACTCTTCTGACTGAAAGCCCAGAAAAACCACCGAAG GAGGTGGAGACTGTGGAGACACCAGAGGTGAGCGGGGAGAAAGTCTTCAGTCAGACGACAAAGACGCTTCTTCAAAG ACTACCCAACACAATGGCTCAGAACCTGTCGGTGCCGCTGGCGTTTGTTGCTCTGCTTCATCTTGCCAATGAGAAG aATTTGGAGCTGGTGAGGGTTGATGACATGtcagacatcatcatcaaacaAGGACACTGA